The following proteins are co-located in the Paludibaculum fermentans genome:
- a CDS encoding PHP domain-containing protein: MPHSTQIIARPTSPRLRAFRAAVSLHSHTSHSVERLDHVRSIAALFRGLWWTPPLAAAPALQLERAQIESLGLLPLVSITDHDNIDAPLLLRTQPGSRDVPVSVEWTVPWGPTFFHLGLHNLPPRRAAERMRFLARYTARPDVRELPGILDWLAEDPSVLIVFNHPLWDEKGLPPGEHQRAAREFLRQHRPWIHALELNGLRPWSDNRQVLRWARESGLPAVAGGDRHGCEPNVLLNVTNACTFCEFVEEVRDHGISRVLAMPAYRQPRGRRITADVLSVFSRQSDGSRWTDRVLVQRQGSLVSLRTLWSRPRPAAAPAAFPAPLQSN, from the coding sequence ATGCCGCACTCTACGCAGATCATCGCCCGACCCACTTCCCCCCGGCTTCGCGCCTTCCGCGCGGCCGTCTCCCTTCACAGCCACACTTCGCATTCGGTCGAACGCCTCGACCACGTCCGCAGCATCGCGGCCCTGTTTCGCGGCCTCTGGTGGACCCCTCCGCTGGCCGCCGCGCCCGCCCTGCAACTGGAGCGCGCCCAGATCGAGAGCCTCGGCCTGCTGCCGCTGGTCTCGATCACTGACCACGACAACATCGACGCGCCCCTGCTGCTGCGCACCCAGCCCGGCAGCCGCGACGTGCCCGTCAGCGTCGAATGGACCGTGCCCTGGGGGCCGACATTCTTCCACCTGGGCCTCCACAACCTGCCGCCGCGCCGCGCGGCCGAGCGCATGCGGTTCCTGGCCCGCTACACGGCCCGTCCTGACGTCCGGGAGCTGCCCGGCATCCTCGACTGGTTGGCCGAGGATCCGTCCGTCCTGATCGTCTTCAACCACCCCCTGTGGGATGAGAAGGGCCTGCCGCCCGGCGAGCACCAGCGGGCCGCCCGCGAGTTCCTCCGCCAGCACCGGCCCTGGATCCACGCCCTGGAGCTGAACGGCCTGCGCCCCTGGAGCGACAACCGCCAGGTCCTGCGCTGGGCGCGCGAAAGCGGCCTGCCCGCCGTAGCCGGCGGTGACCGTCACGGCTGCGAGCCCAACGTGCTACTGAATGTCACAAACGCATGTACGTTCTGTGAATTCGTCGAAGAGGTGCGGGATCACGGCATCAGCCGCGTCCTCGCCATGCCCGCTTACCGCCAGCCCCGCGGGCGGCGCATCACCGCCGACGTCCTCTCCGTCTTCAGCCGCCAGTCCGACGGTTCGCGCTGGACCGATCGGGTTCTGGTGCAGCGCCAGGGCTCCCTCGTCTCCCTGCGGACCCTCTGGAGCCGGCCCCGCCCGGCCGCCGCGCCAGCCGCCTTCCCGGCCCCGCTACAATCGAATTAA
- a CDS encoding SEC-C metal-binding domain-containing protein, which yields MAIDRRLEREGYQPVFFPDDEEHDHDHEGHDHTHTHAPAVTPLETVRTEKIGRNDPCPCGSGKKYKKCCGGAA from the coding sequence ATGGCCATCGACCGCCGCCTGGAGCGCGAAGGCTACCAGCCCGTGTTCTTCCCCGACGACGAAGAGCACGACCACGATCACGAAGGGCACGATCATACTCACACGCACGCTCCCGCGGTCACTCCGCTGGAGACCGTGCGCACAGAGAAGATCGGCCGCAACGACCCCTGCCCCTGCGGCAGCGGCAAGAAGTACAAGAAGTGCTGCGGCGGCGCCGCCTGA
- the rplI gene encoding 50S ribosomal protein L9, with product MDVILREDVEKLGQRGQVVKVTSGYARNFLLPKKLAVAATESNKNIVAQERDAALRREAKDKASATELANLLGALKLTSTQKAGESDVLFGSVTAKDIADLLEKQGYQIDRKKIQLDAPIKTLGEHKIAIKLHREVTAEVSLSVNKEEEAQ from the coding sequence ATGGATGTCATCCTCCGCGAAGACGTAGAAAAGCTCGGTCAGCGTGGGCAGGTCGTGAAGGTCACGTCGGGTTACGCCCGCAACTTCCTGCTGCCCAAGAAGCTGGCCGTCGCCGCCACTGAATCCAACAAGAACATCGTTGCCCAGGAACGCGACGCGGCTCTCCGCCGTGAAGCCAAGGACAAGGCTTCGGCCACGGAATTGGCCAACCTGCTGGGCGCGCTCAAGCTCACGTCGACCCAGAAGGCCGGCGAATCGGACGTCCTGTTCGGTTCCGTCACAGCCAAGGACATCGCCGATCTGCTTGAGAAGCAGGGCTACCAGATCGACCGCAAGAAGATCCAGCTCGACGCTCCCATCAAGACCCTGGGCGAGCACAAGATCGCCATCAAGCTCCACCGCGAGGTGACCGCCGAGGTCAGCCTGTCGGTGAACAAGGAAGAAGAAGCTCAGTAG
- the rpsR gene encoding 30S ribosomal protein S18, translated as MAEQKGGRPIAASQRPTGTDKAIATGKRQYFRRKKVDRICIEKIDYIDYKDTRLLSQFITERGKIVPRRISGLNAQNQRRITEAIKLARNIALLPFAGGNERER; from the coding sequence ATGGCTGAACAAAAGGGTGGACGCCCCATCGCCGCTTCCCAGAGGCCGACCGGTACCGACAAGGCCATCGCCACGGGTAAGCGCCAGTATTTCCGCCGCAAAAAGGTCGATCGTATCTGTATCGAGAAGATCGATTACATCGACTACAAGGACACCCGGCTGCTGTCTCAGTTCATCACGGAGCGCGGTAAGATCGTACCCCGCCGCATCTCCGGCCTGAACGCCCAGAACCAGCGCCGCATCACCGAGGCCATCAAGCTGGCCCGCAACATCGCGCTGCTGCCCTTCGCGGGCGGCAACGAGAGGGAGAGATAA
- the rpsF gene encoding 30S ribosomal protein S6 produces MRIYEELFIVRPDVTEEEIDAYIEQVKQVITSAGGTIDKVDKWGVRRLAYRVNKRNEGFYTLIQFSAEAATVKEVERRMRVTDLVMKWITVRIDEKLKKLEKRTKQREKRAKRRPVVERPAPTAAMPAAPAASATPGAPMPGAPAPAEAVVAAPAPAEAVVAPAPEAAVVTETQE; encoded by the coding sequence ATGAGGATCTACGAAGAGCTCTTCATCGTTCGTCCCGACGTGACCGAGGAAGAAATTGATGCCTACATTGAGCAAGTCAAGCAGGTAATCACTTCCGCCGGCGGGACCATCGACAAGGTGGACAAGTGGGGCGTGCGCAGGCTCGCCTACCGCGTGAACAAGCGCAACGAAGGGTTCTACACCCTGATCCAGTTCTCGGCGGAAGCCGCGACGGTGAAGGAAGTGGAACGCCGCATGCGCGTGACCGATCTGGTGATGAAGTGGATCACCGTGCGCATCGACGAGAAGCTGAAGAAGCTGGAGAAGCGGACGAAGCAGCGCGAAAAGCGCGCCAAGCGCCGTCCCGTGGTGGAACGTCCGGCGCCGACCGCCGCGATGCCTGCCGCTCCCGCTGCCTCCGCCACTCCGGGTGCGCCCATGCCGGGTGCTCCGGCGCCTGCCGAAGCCGTGGTTGCCGCTCCGGCTCCTGCCGAAGCAGTTGTCGCCCCGGCGCCCGAAGCCGCTGTTGTGACCGAGACTCAGGAATAG
- the pth gene encoding aminoacyl-tRNA hydrolase — protein sequence MPDPEILVVGLGNPGPEYEQTPHNLGFLSLDRLAARHSIRLSRLECRAVVGFGTLEGKPALLAKPQTFMNLSGQSVKGLLEKYSLKPDRLILVFDELDLPWTHVRVRPRGSAGGHNGVKDVIRCLGTDEFTRLRLGIRPDHPVSDAARFVLAPFKSAQMKELDELLDAASTAVESIIAQGVDKAMAAYNRRAQGPIREEE from the coding sequence ATGCCGGATCCGGAGATTTTGGTGGTGGGGCTGGGCAACCCTGGTCCCGAGTATGAACAGACACCCCATAATCTCGGGTTTCTGTCGCTGGACCGTCTGGCCGCGCGCCATTCGATCCGCCTCAGCCGGCTGGAATGCCGGGCGGTGGTCGGTTTCGGGACGTTGGAAGGCAAGCCGGCTCTGCTGGCCAAGCCCCAGACGTTCATGAATCTCAGCGGACAGTCGGTGAAGGGCCTGTTGGAAAAATACAGCCTGAAGCCGGACCGCCTGATTCTGGTGTTTGATGAGTTGGATCTGCCGTGGACTCACGTGCGGGTCCGGCCCAGAGGCTCGGCCGGGGGACACAATGGCGTCAAGGATGTCATACGGTGTCTGGGCACGGACGAATTTACCCGCTTGCGGTTGGGTATCCGTCCGGACCATCCGGTGAGCGATGCTGCACGGTTCGTGCTCGCTCCGTTTAAGAGCGCGCAGATGAAGGAACTGGATGAGCTGCTGGATGCCGCAAGCACGGCAGTGGAGTCCATTATCGCCCAGGGCGTCGATAAGGCCATGGCGGCTTACAACCGCCGCGCCCAGGGGCCAATAAGAGAGGAAGAATGA
- a CDS encoding 50S ribosomal protein L25: MRKDITIAAEPRSSRGKNEARRLRVQQRIPAVVYGTGKDAVAVTVSPKEVNKILHSGSGVNTIFNVDISGVESTPVMVVDWQHDPVKNNLLHVDMLRIDLNKRLRVKVPVHPLGDPKGVKAQGGLHEIVSREIEIECLPDDIPEKFDIDVTHLMLGDALRASDLPLTGSMKLVNAADQVVSHVVAARGGAETTEEDAAKTAEPEVIKKGKKEDEAAPAADAKKKK, from the coding sequence ATGCGAAAGGACATCACCATTGCCGCCGAACCCCGCTCGTCGCGGGGCAAGAACGAGGCCCGGCGGCTGCGGGTCCAGCAGCGAATCCCCGCCGTGGTGTATGGCACCGGCAAAGACGCCGTGGCCGTGACGGTCAGCCCCAAGGAAGTGAACAAAATTCTGCACTCCGGTTCGGGCGTCAACACGATCTTCAACGTCGACATCTCTGGTGTGGAAAGCACGCCCGTGATGGTGGTCGACTGGCAGCACGATCCCGTGAAGAACAACCTGCTTCATGTGGACATGCTGCGCATCGATCTCAACAAGCGGCTCCGGGTCAAAGTTCCGGTCCATCCGCTGGGCGATCCCAAGGGCGTTAAGGCCCAGGGTGGCCTGCACGAGATCGTGTCCCGTGAAATCGAGATCGAGTGCTTGCCGGACGACATTCCGGAGAAGTTCGATATCGACGTAACGCACCTGATGCTGGGTGACGCGTTGCGCGCCAGCGATCTGCCCCTCACGGGTTCGATGAAGCTGGTGAACGCGGCCGATCAGGTCGTTTCCCACGTTGTCGCGGCTCGTGGCGGCGCGGAGACCACTGAGGAAGACGCAGCCAAGACTGCCGAGCCCGAAGTGATCAAGAAGGGCAAGAAGGAAGACGAAGCAGCGCCGGCGGCCGACGCGAAGAAGAAGAAGTAA
- a CDS encoding ribose-phosphate pyrophosphokinase has product MRSERLKILTGNSNPALAAALCTELGTVLGGAKVKTFSDGEIWVQIEENVRGNDVFVVQSTCTPADRHLLELILMIDALKRASADRITAVLPYYGYARQDRKDRSRVPISAKVVASMLERAGADRILSLDLHAAQIQGFFDIPVDHLFAAPVMIDHFRAYGDLDRLTVVSPDAGGVERARAIAKRLEVPLAIIDKRREQPNEADVMHIIGDVEGRDCLIIDDLIDTAGTLVKGTKALIERGGAASVSACATHAVLSGPAVENITNSPLKEVVFSDSIPLRPEAAACGKIRVLSVAGLLARAIQSIHEETSVSSLFV; this is encoded by the coding sequence ATGAGATCTGAGAGACTGAAAATACTGACCGGCAATTCGAACCCGGCCCTCGCCGCCGCACTGTGCACTGAACTGGGCACCGTGCTGGGCGGAGCCAAGGTCAAGACCTTCTCGGACGGCGAGATCTGGGTCCAGATCGAGGAGAACGTGCGCGGCAACGACGTCTTCGTGGTGCAATCCACGTGTACGCCGGCCGACCGCCATCTTCTGGAGCTGATCCTGATGATCGACGCGTTGAAGCGAGCCTCGGCTGACCGCATCACCGCCGTTCTCCCTTACTACGGGTACGCCCGCCAGGATCGCAAGGACCGTTCGCGCGTCCCCATCTCCGCCAAGGTCGTGGCCAGCATGCTGGAACGCGCCGGGGCGGACCGCATCCTGTCGCTCGACCTGCATGCCGCCCAGATCCAGGGCTTTTTCGACATCCCGGTGGACCACCTCTTTGCCGCCCCGGTGATGATCGACCATTTCCGCGCCTATGGCGACCTGGACCGTCTCACCGTGGTGTCGCCCGACGCCGGCGGTGTGGAACGCGCCCGCGCCATCGCCAAGCGCCTGGAAGTGCCGCTGGCCATCATCGACAAGCGCCGCGAGCAGCCCAACGAAGCCGATGTCATGCACATCATCGGCGACGTGGAAGGCCGCGACTGCCTGATTATCGACGATCTCATCGATACGGCCGGGACGCTCGTGAAGGGCACCAAGGCCTTGATCGAACGCGGCGGGGCCGCCAGTGTTTCGGCCTGCGCCACTCATGCCGTGCTCTCCGGGCCGGCTGTGGAGAACATCACGAATTCTCCGCTGAAAGAAGTCGTTTTTTCGGACTCCATTCCTTTGCGTCCGGAAGCCGCCGCGTGCGGCAAGATCCGGGTGCTTTCGGTGGCCGGCCTGTTGGCCCGAGCCATCCAGAGCATTCACGAGGAAACGTCCGTCAGTTCGTTGTTTGTCTGA
- the ispE gene encoding 4-(cytidine 5'-diphospho)-2-C-methyl-D-erythritol kinase, which produces MSSRSATVRAYAKVNLSLKVLYKRPDGFHELRTVFQTIGLHDTIDFKFTPGKGAVVELDDALAIDNNLVTRAARLFFERRKVRGRLSMRLKKQVPMGGGLGGGSSDAAAVLLALPALTGKNTNLPDLMEMGAELGSDVPFFLVGGAALGLGRGEELYPLPEPKPQPMIVLAPPIHVSTPEAFKALGRPTLTSPAASPKLNTFQSFVWQAYLASDAENDFEVAVFQLHPELKRWRRKLERLGAHVARLSGSGAALFGVFPNQAKLQGALPQFHTEPLKVFSTTMLTRVQYRARLWRSLREHALEHTWPPQSRYA; this is translated from the coding sequence GTGTCTTCCCGATCAGCCACGGTCCGGGCCTACGCCAAGGTAAACCTGAGCCTAAAGGTACTGTATAAACGGCCGGACGGCTTCCACGAACTCCGGACCGTCTTCCAGACCATCGGACTGCACGACACCATCGATTTCAAGTTCACTCCGGGCAAGGGCGCGGTGGTGGAACTCGACGACGCGCTGGCCATCGACAACAACCTGGTGACGCGCGCTGCTCGCCTTTTCTTCGAGCGCAGGAAGGTCCGCGGACGGCTCAGCATGCGCCTGAAGAAGCAGGTGCCGATGGGCGGCGGCCTGGGCGGCGGGTCCAGTGATGCGGCGGCCGTCCTGCTGGCGCTGCCCGCGCTGACCGGCAAAAACACCAACCTACCTGATTTGATGGAGATGGGCGCGGAACTCGGCAGCGACGTCCCGTTTTTCCTGGTGGGCGGAGCGGCCTTGGGCCTGGGCCGCGGCGAAGAGCTCTACCCTCTGCCGGAGCCCAAACCGCAGCCCATGATCGTGCTGGCGCCGCCCATTCATGTGTCGACCCCCGAAGCCTTTAAAGCCCTCGGACGCCCCACGTTGACTTCACCCGCCGCGTCCCCTAAACTAAATACTTTCCAGTCGTTTGTCTGGCAGGCGTATCTTGCGTCTGACGCGGAGAACGATTTCGAGGTAGCTGTCTTTCAGCTTCATCCGGAGCTGAAACGATGGCGGAGAAAACTCGAACGGCTTGGGGCTCATGTTGCACGGCTCTCCGGCAGCGGGGCAGCACTCTTCGGGGTGTTTCCAAACCAGGCCAAGCTTCAGGGAGCCCTTCCGCAGTTTCACACGGAGCCTCTCAAGGTTTTCTCGACGACAATGTTGACGCGCGTGCAATATCGCGCGCGTTTGTGGCGGAGCCTGCGAGAACACGCATTAGAACATACATGGCCTCCCCAAAGCCGGTACGCGTAA
- a CDS encoding adenine phosphoribosyltransferase gives MTDLKSLIREVPDFPKPGINFFDITTLLKDPEGWKATIDALKARYEGIQVDVVVGIEARGFFFAPAIAYALGAGFVPVRKPGKLPAETETVEYALEYGTDKLQVHKDAIQPGMKVLIIDDVLATGGTASAVAQLIERLGGQVLGLGFLIELDFLNGKTKLEGREVYSVLHY, from the coding sequence ATGACCGATTTGAAGTCACTCATCCGCGAAGTGCCGGACTTCCCCAAGCCCGGGATCAATTTCTTCGACATCACGACTCTGCTGAAGGATCCCGAGGGTTGGAAGGCCACCATCGACGCGCTCAAGGCCCGCTATGAAGGCATCCAGGTCGACGTGGTGGTCGGGATTGAAGCCCGCGGCTTCTTCTTCGCTCCAGCGATCGCTTATGCCCTGGGCGCCGGCTTCGTTCCGGTGCGCAAGCCGGGTAAACTGCCGGCCGAGACCGAGACCGTGGAATATGCCCTCGAATACGGCACCGACAAGCTGCAGGTCCATAAGGATGCGATCCAGCCGGGCATGAAAGTATTGATCATTGATGACGTGCTCGCCACCGGCGGCACGGCGTCGGCGGTCGCCCAACTCATTGAGCGGCTGGGCGGGCAGGTGCTGGGTCTGGGCTTCCTCATCGAACTCGACTTCCTGAACGGGAAGACGAAGCTCGAGGGCAGGGAAGTCTACTCGGTGCTGCACTACTAA
- a CDS encoding acylphosphatase: protein MASRTERHHEQRISRLYVVKGRVQGVGYRYFAQTAAAQAGVTGWVRNRDDGAVESYATGTPAQLAEYSGRLRMGPRFGEVRSLEEIEAPLLQSDGFSIKH, encoded by the coding sequence ATGGCAAGCAGGACAGAAAGACACCACGAACAGCGAATCTCCCGCCTCTATGTAGTGAAGGGCCGCGTACAGGGCGTCGGTTACCGTTATTTCGCCCAGACGGCGGCCGCCCAGGCAGGCGTCACCGGTTGGGTGCGCAATCGCGACGACGGCGCTGTGGAGAGCTACGCCACCGGTACCCCCGCTCAGTTGGCGGAGTACAGCGGACGGCTCCGCATGGGGCCCCGATTCGGCGAGGTGCGCAGCCTCGAGGAGATCGAAGCGCCTCTGCTACAATCGGATGGGTTTTCCATCAAACACTAG